From Vespula vulgaris chromosome 11, iyVesVulg1.1, whole genome shotgun sequence, the proteins below share one genomic window:
- the LOC127067501 gene encoding intermembrane lipid transfer protein Vps13 isoform X4 — protein sequence MVFESIIAELLNKVLGEYIQNLDYTQLKLSLWGGDVVLTDLLIKETALDVLDLPIRLEYGRLGKLILKIPYKDIWNAQVDAIVEELFVLVVPSSQVVYDPEKEAKQQLEAKKAELARIEKSKQLAETKPQEKLDDSMVEKLIARMIKNIHVEIKRIHVRYEDHITFKDHPFSFGFTLNTFVLESCTDNWSTTDSMKDMYAIPQIYKLCTLDGLAVYLNTGVEQFSKNLPSMFSKLFSDGIATMDYTPIDYLYLLGPINVNAKLKLNPKPEADGSNYTIPKVWLNLEMLKLRIALTKHQYQTLVQLGEGLDQAQKAAPYRKYRPNVKSYRGHYKEWWKFAYTCILEETVRRKQRNWDWNHMKAHRDMCREYAQVYQTKLTTKKVVKDIEERLANYEKKLDLFNLVIIRQQIEMEVERLAEKEKTLKAKRGWFGFLWGSPQTEETQDLNSAAAIMRKFEEAMTPQEKEKLYRAIDYQENITPAHYPETYEMIDTNFFLHGLQLLLLDTDKEYPSILDLQLNSVQAGFKSRPSANAISITTSISDMKLFGVKQNDYIPSLFNSEVFNSDNVLLSISYEKNPLDKLCGDRIIVKSKSVDIIYDAQTIIELVKLFKVPNSSALNQIQAAAAEQLEGLKEMSALGLEYAIEKHSVLDIQVDMQASQLIIPHGGLYDSTKSLFIINLGSLKMHSLEKPKNNKSKATVKQLASMGKSEEDILLHLREYSYDKFALNIVNFQILVSLGNENWREALMKDSPMTLLCPTTLEIQFHKCLITDDPLLPKMRLVGQLPSLAINVTDVLLLEVFNIAQSIPLPEEETSTQLTKSSLSKSVSQLSLFKELTTISSANDKKKQEDKPLKQTTDLEMKFVMKEFTLSISKQRDEIVMSFVRFEILQLEVEMLQRSYDQEILLKLGGTQMKQHRNNEEIFMINTPMSTGKDEYLIIVQYVNVNKRSPEFITRHESVIKLLQLEFTTLEVVLHQEALIDFLKFVTYIQDKIQAMSALKETVQEDIIPSRPTHLSFIQEETSTFVRDQIQKQKLKPSKLRRKREIVEFIDLKVKAKVGTISIKMTSDVRDISAFFIEGIIAGFIMKASYSQANINLTSINIKDLNTTSIYKNIISVEGEESLKIEAVIYNIEPHEQDKNNMSIKVIMGCHRIIFLNVFVTSVMNFLNNFQATQQAIKEASAAAAEAAKTNIKDVQESATRVELNVKIKAPLIYVPRNSKSEHCLMLDMGNLTICNIFKKLEVETVSGEYPIVDEMKIELQNLKLLRIRLNKIEFTIENQVLLLEPVSFTLLMKRNLSTAWFTSIPDIDMFGRLNKINLLLSQEDYATIMKVLEENLGESIEESKPTQTSGYSDKKCLSDQNKRKIIEPTKVDVITEEEGTVFQEQKHVHTFIKFEFIMDSLVISLFTGGSKMLQTQTSPLHLPENGLAKFSLTHFAVKGRIFVGDLLVTSILLMNCTLDDIRPSRESTLTRLMERTTSLSSAHDTEKDAKTVRSMLDVTIRRGPNDIFVDVRVFSFSIIVSLDYLMKIKDFFNIVPSTSTKNTSQSSQKGYNDVVIKKRSPQTSGNQTNQMLTVNLHVEKPDIILLEDMDDINSNCILLNTELLLKMRIMGEHQVITGSVKDLSLLTGIYNPAKRADWIYQVLRPCSISVAGSTPEGKGLHIDVSCTDIYISVSPGVIEILNNVIHTVTKTEEEDKEVVKPEPNYEGLWQITPYKEQNYWFLKPEIGTEVLELFSYPDYDDNAVYKPELAIISAPTILLTLEAGVGNKTLPMLLTNIGFQSNVNDWSTKSMSLECTISLIIAYYNSRLALWEPLIEPKEGIQNGKRTSTSWELKTKVQFNDLEVSSRGASAISPSVESEPEDLHQIAKMSIDITSSENLEITVTKTCLDVLKQLGNAFSSAIEPGRKMATQKLAPYVLRNETGLAMTLNLELSHFKIFDSGSRSTNKTDLYTEVILESGASIELVPKFTKVETHLLEQLKADSIKDSGDNKFVVSFKEICDKLTIPVLRADKRFFSLKYRKDNSEEWGIVSDVVVDEGSTIVTLRSILQVHNHFTEPISVYYMTKRGNEVECVGTVAPDDRLNLPLDAVYTPTNIYWLFFSVNGYMVSIEPFVWKDLQKNVSMTKLLKCEARSKQEIIEPFYIQVVGEIEQVYFENTSRHTMASTIYNVHLYPSVYLKNFLPIDIIICLPGIIEEKLLEASATLQIPTIDYTKSNIVIKLPNYLEKNWSCKGEIIANPPEFSVWSFESFDSSQKVIMDLGMHTSYKHGSIIMALYCPFWMLNKTGLMLSYRKSSKGGKEHSSPVKKLVSAMKPHHPRAQYRKRKARSSGEDYLNILYHPEHFKGPILFSFRSKVFFGKKKAMVRVEDGEWSEKFSIDVAGSEGVVACKYNGMIYQIGVHNQLTYNSLTKQITFTPYYVLINNSDFIIECQEGDRPADPLIIVSPGECSAFWPRSEQEVKTLKAKAAGYREKTAAFIYTDSHTTLLKLDNKYGGINVDIQINEGGIYISMTGYNPGNAPALIINHTHHLINFWEKGSINVKSIASFNKMFYTWENPAGPRKLMWEDYNNKEIEDDLRKDTLGAFKILISNTEEEIYYVSFLNGTQRVLLFTTNLKIAEDCQLVGDFEPTEQEITLNIHGIGFSLVNNVTKSELLYMCIASSGIIWETCKSGGNRWRHLNTREINIIEEGYQKYIRELQIEKDPAHRILLEPKLEVDYLNMEMLKPHRRYMRRSFQTGLWLQYKTSIHQVQLHAKINRLQIDNQLSDCVFPVILAPVPLPKSITQSTVPKPFAELSMVKRLLEHSTVQQFRYFKVLVQEFHIKVDIVFINAIMAFLETNVANDVEESELFRSDMKLVHEPLMYHVSLITTAEQKNFFDLLHFSPLKIHISFSMTGTGSGSSALPQVLNVLLQGLGVTLTDINDIVFKLAYFERDYTFMTNKQLISEATTHYVGQAIKQAYVLVLGLDVIGNPYGLVVGTMKGIEDLFYEPFQGAIQGPGEFAEGLYLGVRSMLGHTVGGMAGAVSKITGAMGKGIATLTFDKDYQRKRQEQLNKQPANLQEGLARSGKGLIMGVVDGVTGVVMKPISGAKEEGVEGFFKGFGKGVVGLVTRPTAGVVDFASGSFGAVRRAAELNEEVKRVRPPRFLQPDSLVRPYIRDEADGNKILIELEKGKYANTDIYFYHIYINKDVLLLTDKRIAYLEHSDLFGGWKVDWTHTWQEIELPKVVDKGVQIFIKDSSRRKKLGNLFGSTEQSKIILITDYNIKQLLYIKIREQMNQYGLTDEFK from the exons ATGGTTTTTGAATCAATCATAGCAGAACTACTAAATAAAGTTTTGGGAGAGTATATTCAAAATTTGGATTATACGCAGTTAAAACTTAGTCTATGGGGAG GCGATGTAGTATTAacagatttattaataaaagaaacagcATTAGATGTATTGGATTTACCTATAAGATTAGAATATGGTCGATTAG gtaaattaatattaaaaattccatataaagatatatggAATGCTCAAGTTGATGCGATAGTTGAAGAATTATTTGTACTTGTTGTACCTTCAAGCCAAGTTGTTTATGATCCTGAAAAAGAAGCAAAGCAACAATTAGAAGCCAAAAAGGCTGAGCTTGCAAGAATAGAGAAAAGCAAACAATTAGCAGAGACTAAAC cACAAGAAAAACTAGATGATTCAAtggttgaaaaattaattgctcgtatgataaaaaatatacatgttgaaataaagagaattcATGTGCGTTATGAAGACCATATTACATTTAAGGATCATCCATTTTCATTTGGATTTACATTAAATACATTTGTCTTAGAAAGCTGTACAGATAATTGGAGTACAACTGACAGCATGAAAGATATGTATGCAATTCCACAAATTTATAAG CTATGTACACTGGATGGCCTGGCTGTATATCTTAATACTGGTGTAGAACAATTTAGTAAAAATCTACCTTCTATGTTTTCAAAACTGTTTTCTGATGGTATTGCAACAATGGATTATACTcctattgattatttatatt tACTGGGTCCAATAAATGTTAATGCAAAATTAAAGCTTAATCCAAAGCCTGAAGCAGATGGCAGTAATTATACCATTCCAAAAGTATGGCTCAATTTGGAAATGCTTAAATTACGAATAGCATTGACAAAACATCAATACCAAACTTTAGTACAGTTAGGAGAAGGTTTGGATCAAGCTCAAAAGGCTGCTccatatagaaaatatagacCAAATGTAAAATCATATAGGGGCCATTATAAAGAATG gtGGAAATTTGCATATACTTGTATATTAGAAGAAACTGTAAGAAGAAAGCAGAGAAATTGGGATTGGAATCATATGAAAGCACATAGAGATATGTGCCGCGAATATGCACAAGTGTATCAAACGAAATTAACAACTAAGAAAGTAGTAAAAGATATTGAAGAACGTCTTGCGAATTATGAAAAGAAGTTAGATCTTTTCAATTTAGTTATAATCAGACAACAAATTGAAATGGAA gtCGAAAGATtagcagagaaagaaaagactcTTAAAGCGAAAAGAGGATGGTTTGGTTTTTTGTGGGGTTCTCCTCAAACAGAAGAAACTCAAGATTTGAATTCTGCTGCAGCTATTa tgCGTAAATTCGAAGAAGCCATGACACcacaagaaaaggaaaaattgtaTCGTGCAATTGATTACCAAGAGAACATTACACCAGCTCATTATCCCGAAACTTATGAAATGATTGATACTAATTTCTTCTTACATGGACTTCAGTTACTTCTTTTAGATACAGATAAAGAATATCCAAGTATCTTGGATTTACAATTAAATAGTGTTCAAGCTGGTTTTAAATCACGACCTTCTGCTAATGCTATTTC aATAACAACATCAATTAGTGATATGAAACTTTTTGGAGTGAAACAAAATGATTATATTCCTTCACTTTTTAATTCTGAAGTTTTTAATTCAGATAATGTTTTACTAtctatttcttatgaaaagaATCCTCTTGACAAATTATGTGGTGATCGTATTATTGTAAAATCAAAATCCGTGGATATTATCTATGATGCTCAAACAATTATAGAATTAGTTAAATTGTTTAAAGTTCCAAATTCCTCAGCTTTAAATCA aattcaaGCAGCTGCTGCAGAACAATTAGAAGGCTTAAAAGAAATGTCTGCTTTAGGTTTAGAGTATGCTATTGAAAAACATTCAGTATTAGATATTCAg GTAGACATGCAAGCATCTCAATTAATTATACCACATGGTGGATTATATGATAGTactaaatcattatttataataaatttgggTAGTTTGAAGATGCATTCTCTTGAAAAGcccaaaaataataaatctaaagcAACTGTTAAACAGCTTGCTAGTATGGGTAAAAGTgaagaagatattttattacactTAAGAGAATATAGTTATGACAAATTTGCTCTGAATATAGTTAATTTTCAG attctTGTTTCATTGGGAAATGAAAATTGGAGAGAAGCTTTAATGAAAGATAGTCCAATGACATTATTGTGTCCAACTACGttagaaattcaatttcaCAAATGTTTAATAACAGATGATCCTTTATTACCTAAAATGAGATTAGTAGGACAATTACCATCTCTTGCTATTAATGTAACAG ATGTACTTTTATTAGAAGTTTTTAATATTGCTCAAAGCATCCCACTCCCTGAGGAAGAAACTTCTACACAACTTACAAAGTCATCACTT agcaAATCCGTTTCCCAATTATCTCTATTTAAGGAATTGACTACAATTTCTTCAGccaatgataaaaagaagcaGGAAGATAAACCACTTAAACAGACAACTGATTTAGAAATGAAGTTCGTAATGAAAG AATTCACTTTATCAATTTCCAAACAAAGAGATGAAATAGTCATGTCATTTGTAAGATTTGAAATCTTACAATTAGAAGTTGAAATGTTGCAACGTTCTTACGatcaagaaatattattgaaactAGGCGGTACTCAAATGAAGCAACATCgtaataatgaagaaatttttatgataaatactCCCATGTCAACTGGAAAAGACGAGTATCTTATTATAGTGCAGTATGTTAAT gTGAATAAACGATCACCAGAGTTTATCACGCGACATGAATCGGTCATAAAATTGTTACAACTAGAATTTACTACATTAGAAGTAGTACTTCATCAGGAAGctcttattgattttttaaaatttgtgACATATATACAG gATAAGATACAGGCTATGTCTGCTTTAAAAGAAACAGTGCAAGAAGATATAATACCATCTCGGCCAActcatttatctttcattcaaGAAGAAACTTCTACATTTGTCAGAGATCAAATCCAGAAGCAGAAACTTAAACCTTCAAAATTAC gacgtaaaagagaaatagtcgAGTTTATAGATTTAAAAGTAAAAGCTAAAGTTGGCActataagtataaaaatgaCCAGTGATGTAAGAGACATCAGTGCTTTTTTTATAGAAGGCATTATTGCTGGTTTTATAATGAAGGCTTCTTATTCACAAGCAAATATTAATCTTACCTCCATTAATATCAAAGATCTTAACACTacatcaatttataaaaat ATTATATCAGTAGAAGGTGAAGAGTCTTTAAAAATTGAAgcagtaatatataatattgaaccACATGAGcaagataaaaacaatatgTCTATTAAAGTTATTATGGGCTGCCaccgtattatatttttaaatgtcttTGTTACAAGTGTTATG aattttcttaataatttccaAGCAACACAACAAGCAATTAAAGAAGCATCTGCAGCAGCTGCAGAAGCAGCAAAAACTAATATTAAGGATGTTCAAGAAAGTGCAACGCGAGTAGAATTAAACGTAAAAATTAAG GCTCCTCTTATATATGTGCCTAGAAATTCAAAAAGCGAACATTGTTTAATGTTAGATATGGGTAACCTtacaatttgtaatatttttaaaaaactagAAGTCGAAACAGTATCTGGAGAATATCCTATAGTTGATGAGATGAAGAttgaattacaaaatttaaaacTCTTAAg aaTAAGACtaaacaaaattgaatttaCGATTGAGAACCAAGTTCTATTACTAGAACCAGTTAGTTTTACACTATTGATGAAACGCAATTTGTCAACTGCATGGTTTACTTCTATACCAGATATTGATATGTTCGGTCGAttgaacaaaattaatttattattaagtcAAGAAGACTATGCAACCATAATGAAAgttttagaagaaaatttaggAGAATCAATAGAAGAGTCTAAACCTACACAAACTTCGGGATATAGCGATAAAAAGTGTTTATCAGATCAGAATAAGCGAAAAATAA TAGAACCAACTAAAGTGGACGTTATTACTGAAGAGGAAGGTACAGTTTTTCAAGAGCAAAAACATGTACAtacgtttattaaatttgaatttattatggATAGCCTCGTTATTAGTTTGTTTACAGGAGGCTCCAAAATG TTACAGACTCAAACGTCACCTCTACATCTTCCAGAAAATGGTTTGGCAAAGTTTTCCTTAACACATTTTGCAGTTAAAGGACGAATATTCGTTGGTGATTTATTAGTAACTTCTATCCTTCTTAtgaattgtactttggacgatATTCGGCCTAGTAGAGAAAGTACTTTGACAAGACTGATGGAAAGGACAACAAGCTTATCATCTGCACATGATACGGAAAAAGATGCAAAGACTGTGAGGAGTATGTTGGATGTAACAATTAGACGAGGCCCTAATGACATATTTG TTGATGTTAGAGTGTTCTCATTCAGCATTATTGTATCACTTGATTACCTAATgaagataaaagatttttttaatattgtaccTTCTACATCAACTAAGAATACATCTCAATCTTCACAAAAGGGTTATAATGATGTAGTGATTAAGAAACGATCACCTCAAACTTCAGGAAATCAAACTAACCAAATGTTAACTGTGAATTTACATGTAGAAAAGCCAGATATTATTCTTCTTGAAGATATGGATGATATAAATTCAAACTgcatattattaaat aCTGAGCTACTTTTAAAAATGCGCATAATGGGTGAACATCAAGTTATAACAGGTTCTGTTaaagatctttctcttttaactgGTATATATAATCCTGCTAAAAGGGCTGATTGGATATATCAG GTTTTAAGACCATGTAGTATTAGTGTAGCAGGTTCTACACCTGAAGGAAAAGGTCTTCACATAGATGTATCTTGtacagatatttatatttctgtcTCACCag gtGTAATTGAGATTTTGAACAATGTCATTCATACTGTAACTAAAACggaagaggaagataaagaagtgGTAAAGCCTGAACCTAATTATGAAGGACTTTGGCAAATTACTCcatataaagaacaaaattattggTTTTTGAAACCAG AGATTGGGACGGAGGTATTagaacttttttcttatcccgATTACGATGATAATGCGGTTTATAAACCTGAATTAGCTATAATTTCTGCACCAACAATTTTGTTAACATTGGAAGCAGGCGTTGGCAATAAAACGTTACCAATGCTTCTGACGAATATTGGATTTCAAAGCAATGTCAATGATTGGAGTACTAAATct atGTCCTTGGAATGTACAATTTCTCTTATAATAGCATATTATAATAGTCGTTTAGCTTTATGGGAACCATTGATAGAACCAAAGGAAGGAATACAAAATGGAAAACGTACTTCAACTTCTTGGGAATtgaaaacaaaa gtACAATTTAATGATTTAGAAGTGAGCTCTAGAGGAGCTAGTGCAATCAGTCCAAGTGTAGAAAGTGAACCAGAAGATTTACATCAAATTGCTAAAATGTCCATTGACATAACATCTTCT gAAAATCTAGAAATTACTGTGACCAAAACTTGTCTGGATGTATTAAAACAATTAGGTAATGCATTCTCTTCTGCTATCGAACCTGGTAGAAAAATGGCCACTCAAAAATTAGCACCATATGTATTGAGAAATGAAACTGGCTTGGCAATGACATTAAACTTAGAGCTTAGTCATTTTAAG atatttgACAGTGGTTCAAGGTCAACTAATAAAACAGATTTGTATACCGAAGTAATTCTCGAATCTGGAGCGTCCATAGAACTCGTACCAAAGTTTACCAAAGTAGAAACGCACCTTCTTGAACAATTAAAAGCTGATTCTATTAAAGACAGTGGAGACAATAAATTTGTTGTTTCG TTCAAAGAAATTTGTGATAAATTGACAATACCAGTTCTTCGAGCAGATAAAAGATTCTTCTCGTTGAAATATCGTAAAGATAATTCAGAGGAATGGGGTATTGTTTCtgatgttgttgttgatgaAGGAAGCACTATTGTTACACTTAGAAGTATCCTTcag gtACATAATCATTTCACCGAACCTATATCTGTATATTATATGACGAAACGAGGAAACGAAGTTGAATGTGTGGGCACAGTAGCTCCTGATGATCGATTGAATCTTCCATTGGATGCTGTATATACAccaacaaatatttattggtTGTTCTTTAGTGTTAATGG TTACATGGTTTCAATAGAACCATTTGTTTGGAAAGACCTTCAAAAAAATGTTTCCATGACAAAACTGCTAAAGTGTGAAGCAAGatcaaaacaagaaataatagaacCGTTTTATATACAG gTTGTAGGAGAAATAGAGCaagtttattttgaaaatactaGTCGCCACACAATGGCAAGCACTATTTATAATGTGCATTTATATCCATCTgtatatctaaaaaattttttgccTATTGACATTATTATTTGTCTTCCTggaattatcgaagaaaaacttttGGAAGCTAGTGCTACTTTACAGATTCCAACAATCGACTATACAAAGtcaaatattgttattaag CTACCAAATTATTTAGAGAAAAATTGGTCATGTAAAGGTGAAATAATAGCAAATCCACCGGAGTTTTCAGTCTGGTCTTTTGAATCCTTTGATAGTTCACAAAAAGTTATTATGGATTTAGGAATGCATACATCATATAAACATGGTTCCATTATAATGGCTCTCTATTGTCCTTTCTGGATGTTAAATAAAACTGGATTAATGTTATCTTATAGG AAGTCAAGTAAGGGTGGTAAAGAACACTCAAGCCCAGTTAAG AAACTCGTTTCTGCTATGAAACCTCATCATCCACGTGCACAGTATAGGAAGAGGAAAGCACGTTCG aGTGGagaagattatttaaatattttatatcaccCAGAACATTTTAAAGGaccaatattattttcattccgGTCAAAAGTCTTTTTTGGCAAAAAGAAAGCAATGGTGAGGGTAGAAGATGGAGAATGGTCTGAAAAGTTTTCAATTGATGTTGCAGGAAGTGAGGGAGTAGTTGCATGCAAATACAATGGAATGATATATCAG attgGTGTACATAATCAACTGACATATAATTCTTTGACAAAGCAAATTACATTTACACCTTATTATgttcttattaataatagtgatTTTATAATTGAGTGTCAAGAAGGTGATAGACCTGCTGATCCACTTATCATA gTTTCACCTGGAGAATGTTCTGCTTTTTGGCCTCGTTCAGAACAAGAAGTGAAAACTTTGAAAGCAAAGGCTGCAGGATATCGTGAAAAAACAGCAGCTTTTATTTATACTGATAGCCATACTACGTTGTTGAAGCTAGATAACAAg tacGGCGGTATTAATGTTGATATACAAATCAATGAAGGTgggatatatatttcaatgacaGGTTACAATCCTGGCAATGCTCCAGCTCTTATTATAAATCACACTCatcatttaatcaatttttggGAAAAAGGATCTATAAATGTAAA atCTATTGCATCATTTAACAAAATGTTTTACACCTGGGAAAATCCTGCTGGTCCAAGAAAATTAATGTGGGAAGATTATAAcaacaaagaaatagaagatgatctaagaaaa GATACTTTGGGTGCATTTAAAATACTTATTTCGAATACAGAAGaggaaatatattatgtatcattTCTTAATGGTACACAAAGAGTACTTCTATTTACTACAAATTTGAAGATAGCTGAAGATTGTCAACTGGTAGGCGATTTTGAGCCTACTGAACAAGAAATAACTCTCAATATTCATGGCATAGGATTTTCACTTGTAAATAATGTTACTAAGTCAGAGcttttatatatgtgcataGCTAG CTCTGGTATAATATGGGAAACATGTAAATCTGGTGGAAATAGATGGCGTCATCTCAATAcaagagaaattaatattattgaagAGGGAtaccaaaaatatatacgtgaaTTACAAATTGAGAAAGACCCGGCTCATAGAATATTACTTGAGCCTAAGTTGGAG GTTGATTACTTAAATATGGAAATGTTAAAACCGCATCGTCGTTACATGCGACGTTCATTCCAAACTGGTTTATGGCTACAATATAAAACATCAATACATCAAGTACAATTACatgcaaaaattaatagattacAGATAGATAATCAACTTTCAGATTGTGTTTTTCCAGTTATTCTAGCACCTGTTCCTCTACCCAAAAGTATCACACAAAGTACAG TACCAAAACCATTTGCCGAACTTAGTATGGTAAAACGTCTTTTGGAACATAGTACCGTGCAACAATTTCGTTATTTCAAAGTACTTGTTCAAGAATTTCACATTAAAGTGGatatagtatttataaatGCCATAATGGCCTTTTTGGAGACTAACGTAGCGAATGACGTGGAAGAA AGCGAACTATTTCGTTCAGACATGAAATTGGTACATGAACCACTTATGTATCATGTTAGTCTGATCACAACAGCTGagcaaaagaatttctttgacTTATTGCATTTTTCACCTCTTAAG ATACATATTAGTTTTTCCATGACTGGTACTGGAAGTGGATCTTCTGCACTACCTCAAgtattaaatgtattattacaaGGCCTTGGAGTTACTCTAACTGATATAAACGATATCGTATTCAA ATTAGCATATTTCGAAAGAGATTACACTTTCATGACAAATAAGCAATTAATTTCGGAAGCAACTACGCATTATGTAGGACAAGCTATTAAACAAGCTTATGTTCTTGTGTTAGGTCTTGATGTTATTGGTAATCCATATGGTCTTGTAGTTGGTACAATGAAAGGTAtcgaagatttattttatgagCCTTTCCAAGGTGCCATACAAGGTCCAGGAGAATTTGCTGAAGGATTATATCTTGGTGTAAGAAGTATGTTAGGTCATACTGTTGGTGGAATGGCAGGAGCTGTATCTAAAATTACAGGAGCTATGG GTAAAGGAATAGCTACTTTAACTTTTGACAAAGATTATCAAAGGAAAAGGCAAGAACAATTGAATAAACAGCCAGCAAATTTGCAAGAAGGACTTGCAAGAAGTGGGAAAGGTTTAATAATG GGAGTTGTAGATGGTGTAACTGGTGTTGTAATGAAACCCATATCCGGTGCTAAAGAAGAAGGCGTTGAAGGATTTTTCAAAGGTTTTGGAAAAGGAGTTGTTGGACTTGTAACTAGACCAACTGCCGGCGTTGTTGACTTTGCTAGTGGATCTTTCGGTGCTGTCAGAcg tGCGGCTGAATTAAACGAAGAAGTTAAAAGAGTTCGTCCACCGAGATTCCTACAGCCAGACAGTCTTGTTCGACCTTATATAAGAGATGAAGCAGATGGTAATAAAATTCTGATT gaacttgaaaaaggaaaatatgcAAACacagatatttatttctatcatatatatataaataaggaTGTCCTATTGCTTACCGATAAACGTATAGCGTATCTTGAACATAGTGATTTATTCGGTGGTTGGAAG gtCGATTGGACTCATACGTGGCAAGAAATTGAATTACCTAAAGTAGTAGATAAAGGGGtacagatttttattaaagattctTCAAGAAGGAAGAAACTGGGTAATTTATTTGGTAGTACAGAACAATCCAAAATAATCTTAATAACAGATTACAATATAAAGCAG ttactttatataaaaatacgggAACAGATGAATCAATATGGATTAACAGATGAATTTAAATAA